Genomic DNA from Candidatus Omnitrophota bacterium:
TTGCAAAATTAATTCAGTGTATACATAACAAACGGCGAAAAAGAAAACCGTAACCATCTATAAATCAATTGGTTACGGCTCTCTATCGATTCTGAAACTTCAGTCTTATAATAAACTCACGCTAGCTACCGTTAGCAAATCGCGCCTTTTTAAACGCGCTGGTTCTCTTTCGGAAGAAGATATGCTCCAAATTGCCGAGGCTATAAAAGTACAATTGGATATCTAAATTTTATTGGTTTCGCTCTCTCTTTATTTCAAAAACAACCAATCTGAAACAGCCGTACAATCAAACGGAATGTACTGATTTTGCGGCGAGAAGGCGAAGCCGTAATCCAGTTCTTCCGTATCGCCCGTTATCTCTCCCAAATAATCAATTTGAATGATTGCGGGTTCGCCGAGACGGGTGCGCAGCGTTAGGACATCGCTCCAGTCTCCGCAATCCAGCTCGTTGCAGCGGACATCCACGCCAAAGGCGATTTCGCTGGTTGGGCTGGCGCCCGTCCCTATATTCTCCGCCAAACTAACGATGTTTGACAATCGATTCCAAGAGCCATCGATCCATCTGATGCGATTTTCTTGAGGAATCGCCAGTTCCATCATTTGGTTATGAGAACAATCGATCCGCATCCATTCTTGGCCTTGAGGAAAGATCAATTGCGTCAATTGATTGTTTTGACATTGCGCATCGACAAGTAAGGGATTGTTGGATAGATTTAAACTCTGCAATAGGTTTTTACGGCAATCCAGAATATTGAGAAGAACATTTTTCGTTAGATCCAATTCCGTCAACCGATTGCAGCTGCATGATAGTTCCATCAATTTCGGATTGTTCGCAAGATTCAATTTCGACAGTCCCGAATTGGAGCACGCGAGTTTTTCCAAAGCGGGATTATGGGTAACATCCAGGTTCGTTAATGGACTACCGGAACATTCTAAAAGCATCAAATTAGGATTGGCGGAAACGTTGAGATTCGTCAAAGCATTGGAACGGCAATCCAATTTTTTCAAGGCGGGATTTTGCGAAAAATCCAATTTCGCCAGCGGATTGCTGGAGCACCATACTCCTTCCAACAATGGATTATGGGAGAGATCGAGTTCGGAGATTCGGTTGACGAAACATTGGAGAGTCTTCAAATTACTCGTCTTCGACAAATCCAATTTGGCAATTTGGTTGTCGGCGCATTGGAGATCGGTTAGGGAGACGTTGCGGGAAATATCCAATTCGGCGATTTTGTTGCCGTAACAGTTCAATTTTTTCAGAGCCGGATTGTAGGAGAGGTATAAAAACGTCAGTCGGTTCCAATAGACTTGCAGCTCTTCCAAAGCGGTATTTTCGTAAACGGACAAGCTGGTCAACTTGTTATTGCCGCAATTGAGAATTGTCAATTTCTTGTTTTGCAATACGTTCAGCGCCGCTAGAGAATTGTTGCTGCAATCGAGTCCGGTGATGCTCGTAAAATACTCCAAACCGGTCATATCAGCGATTTGGGAGTTGGCGCAATCTAAAAATCCCGTCTTCGCTGAAGCGTCCGAAGCCGTAAATTCGCCGCTGGCGCCAACGCCCATAAAGGCCGCGACCGCCGCGCGAAAATTGGGATCGGGGAAATATTCTGCCGTGTTGATATTGACGCATCCGAAAGGATCGTAGCCTTTTTGAGGCGTATAGGCGAAGCCGGAAACCAGGTTGGGGATGCCTTCGGAATTAGGACGCGAATCCGTTAGCGGAGGCTCCTCCCCTCGTTGGCGTTTTTTTTCGATGATGTAGGTATAGACCGGCGGTCCAACGCGATTAATGAGAGTTTGAATATCTTGCCAGTCGCCGCAATCGAGGCGGTTATCGCTGACGTCTACGATATCGTCTTTTCCAAAATAAGGATTCGCCGCCAGAGAAGCGATATTCGTCAATTGGTTGCCCGAGCACAATAAAACATGGAAAGGAGTCTGAATCGATACGAACAACGAAGTCATTTTATTTCCGCGGCATGTAAGCCACGCGAGCTCATGATTGTTCGACGCATCCAATTGCGCCAAAGCGTTTCCATCGCAGAAAAACTGCTGCAATCGCGGATTGTTAGAGAGATTGATATAGGTCAATTTGTTGCGTCCGTCGGAGTTGCAACTTAGAATTTTCAATTTGGAGCAACGGCTGACATCGATGCTGCTCAAAGCGTTAAAACCGCAGTAGATTTTCTCCAACGCGAGATTGCTGGAGAAATCCAAAGAGGCCATATCGTTAAATTGGCCTTCGAAGCCAGTAATGGACGTAAAATACTCCAATCCCGCCGCACTTTTTATTTGGCGATATTCGCAATTGAAGACGCCGGTTTTTCTCACCGCTTCTTCCGCCGTAAATCCGCCGCTGGAAGCAACGCCCATGAATGCTTCCGCCGCCGCGCGGAAATTGGGATCGGGGAAATTTTCCGGCGTATTGATGTTTTGGGCGTAAAGACGAATCGGCGAATAGACTAGAATGAAAAAAAAGAGCATACGCAAGCGCATCATTTTGAAGCCCCCCCTGCCAAGATTATTCTCTATGCCTATTTTTATCATAGAACCATAATTTTGACAACAGAAAAAAAAACCGCTTTCCGCTGGCCGTCAATCAGCAGCATCTCGAAAGTAGAATTTTTCGCCGAGGTAGGTTTCGCGTACGATGGGATCGTCGATCAAATCTTCCGCTTTGCCTTGGGTGAGGATGACGCCTTGGTGCATGATGTAGGCGCGGTCGGTGACTTCGAGGGTTTCGCGGACGCTGTGATCGGTGATGAGAACGCCGATTTTGCGCTTTTTTAATTGGAGGATAATCTCTTGGAGTTCGGCTACGGCGATGGGATCGACGCCGGAGAACGGCTCGTCCAGCAGCAGGATGCGCGGGCGGGCCGCTAAAGCGCGGCAGATTTCCAGGCGCCGCTTTTCGCCGCCGGAGAGCGTTTCCGCCTTTTGTCCGGCGAGATGGCTCAATTCCGCTTCGTTCAGCAGCTGCGCGCAGCGCCCATAACGTTCGATGGCCGTCATGGGCATATTTTCCAATACGACCATAATATTTTGTTCTACAGTGAGGCGGCGGAAGATGGATGGTTCCTGGGAAAGGTAGCCTACCCCCTGGCGCGCGCGTTGGGAGAGCGGCTTGCGGGTGATGTCGGAACCGTCAAGGAGAATGCTTCCCTCATCGGGGCGCACGATGCCCATAATCATGCCGAAGGTCGTGGTTTTGCCTGCTCCGTTGGGGCCGAGAAGACCGACGATTTCGTGGCGGGAGACTTCGATGGAAACGTCGTTAACGACGGTTTTCGCGCCGTAGATTTTCTTTAAATGATGGGCTTCAAGCGTCGCCATGAGATCCTCCCATACCAACATCTTTCTTCGCCCGCGAGGTCTTATGCGCCGCTACGCCCATATAGGGGGCGAAGTTTGGCGTAAGGGCGGCGGCGAATTTGTTCTTCAGGCTCATGGCGTGCGCCGCCTGGTCGATGGCGAATCCCCGGCGGCGCAGATGGCGCGTCAGGTCGAGGGGACAGGCGAGATAGACGCTGTCGGCGTCGCCGCCGATGCGGCTGCCGCTCAAGTCGGGTTCGCGGTAGAGAAAATGCGGGCGCAAGGAAATTTTTTTCCATAAAGATAACAGCAGGTTGCGCCAGAACCAGCGCCAGGCTTGAGGGATGGTTTCCGCGAAGACGGGCCGTCCCTCGCCGCCGAAACTCATCCGTAATAGATCGAACGCAGGCAAATAGGGCGAAAGAAGATTCGGTGAATGGATGACGATATGGCCGCGAATTTTGAGTACGCGGGCGATTTCATCCAAACAAGCGGGAACATTGGGGACGTGTTCGATAAATTCGAAAGCAACGACGGCGTCGAAGGTCTCGTCGGGGAAGGGAAGGCGAAGAGCGTCGGAAGCGGCCAGAACGGTTTCGGGATGGAAGCGCTTCTCTTCCGAAAGAAAGAGAGGAGAGAGATCGACGCCCACAGCCTCATAGTCCATTTGGCTAAGCAGCCGGGTAGAGAGCGCCGTGCCGCAGCCGATATCCAAAATCCGCGCCGGAGGACGCGCGTAGCGCCCGACGAGAATCAAAAACGGTTCGAGAAATTTCTCGCCGTGCGTGAGCAGATCGTCGCGATAGGCGCCGCTGGTGCGGTAATATTCCCGCAGACGTTCTGCTACGGTTTTGTCCGGCAAAGAGTGCGTCATGGTTCTTACGCCTTTACGATGCGTTCGCGGTGACGCTGGACGCCGCGCGTCGCATTGCGAGTGTCCACGACGATTCTAGCGTTGTCGACAATCCATTGATAATCGATATTGCTATGATCGGTCAGAATCATGACGGCGTCGCGGCTCTGGAGCGTTTCTTCCGTTAATGGAATTGACGCCAGTCCCAAATCGCCGCGCCGCGTTTTGGGATAAATGGGGATGTAGGGATCGTGGTAACTGACATCCATGCCCCATTCGCGCAGATGCTCCACGACTTTCAGCGCCGGAGATTCGCGCACGTCGTCCACGTCGCGCTTGTAGGCCACGCCTAACACCAGGATTTTGGCGCCCTTCACCGGCTTGCCCAAGGCGGAGATGGCTTCGACGGCTTTCATAGCCACGAAGCGGGGCATTCCCGTATTGACCTCGCCCGCCAGTTCGATAAAGCGGGTGGAGAAGCCGCACTCGCGGGCTTTCCAGGTCAGGTAGAAGGGATCGATGGGAATGCAGTGCCCGCCGAGGCCGGGGCCGGGGTAGAAGGGCTGATAGCCGAAGGGCTTGGTGGCG
This window encodes:
- a CDS encoding type II toxin-antitoxin system PemK/MazF family toxin, giving the protein MKLQSYNKLTLATVSKSRLFKRAGSLSEEDMLQIAEAIKVQLDI
- a CDS encoding leucine-rich repeat domain-containing protein, whose protein sequence is MMRLRMLFFFILVYSPIRLYAQNINTPENFPDPNFRAAAEAFMGVASSGGFTAEEAVRKTGVFNCEYRQIKSAAGLEYFTSITGFEGQFNDMASLDFSSNLALEKIYCGFNALSSIDVSRCSKLKILSCNSDGRNKLTYINLSNNPRLQQFFCDGNALAQLDASNNHELAWLTCRGNKMTSLFVSIQTPFHVLLCSGNQLTNIASLAANPYFGKDDIVDVSDNRLDCGDWQDIQTLINRVGPPVYTYIIEKKRQRGEEPPLTDSRPNSEGIPNLVSGFAYTPQKGYDPFGCVNINTAEYFPDPNFRAAVAAFMGVGASGEFTASDASAKTGFLDCANSQIADMTGLEYFTSITGLDCSNNSLAALNVLQNKKLTILNCGNNKLTSLSVYENTALEELQVYWNRLTFLYLSYNPALKKLNCYGNKIAELDISRNVSLTDLQCADNQIAKLDLSKTSNLKTLQCFVNRISELDLSHNPLLEGVWCSSNPLAKLDFSQNPALKKLDCRSNALTNLNVSANPNLMLLECSGSPLTNLDVTHNPALEKLACSNSGLSKLNLANNPKLMELSCSCNRLTELDLTKNVLLNILDCRKNLLQSLNLSNNPLLVDAQCQNNQLTQLIFPQGQEWMRIDCSHNQMMELAIPQENRIRWIDGSWNRLSNIVSLAENIGTGASPTSEIAFGVDVRCNELDCGDWSDVLTLRTRLGEPAIIQIDYLGEITGDTEELDYGFAFSPQNQYIPFDCTAVSDWLFLK
- the lptB gene encoding LPS export ABC transporter ATP-binding protein, translating into MLVWEDLMATLEAHHLKKIYGAKTVVNDVSIEVSRHEIVGLLGPNGAGKTTTFGMIMGIVRPDEGSILLDGSDITRKPLSQRARQGVGYLSQEPSIFRRLTVEQNIMVVLENMPMTAIERYGRCAQLLNEAELSHLAGQKAETLSGGEKRRLEICRALAARPRILLLDEPFSGVDPIAVAELQEIILQLKKRKIGVLITDHSVRETLEVTDRAYIMHQGVILTQGKAEDLIDDPIVRETYLGEKFYFRDAAD
- a CDS encoding class I SAM-dependent methyltransferase — its product is MTHSLPDKTVAERLREYYRTSGAYRDDLLTHGEKFLEPFLILVGRYARPPARILDIGCGTALSTRLLSQMDYEAVGVDLSPLFLSEEKRFHPETVLAASDALRLPFPDETFDAVVAFEFIEHVPNVPACLDEIARVLKIRGHIVIHSPNLLSPYLPAFDLLRMSFGGEGRPVFAETIPQAWRWFWRNLLLSLWKKISLRPHFLYREPDLSGSRIGGDADSVYLACPLDLTRHLRRRGFAIDQAAHAMSLKNKFAAALTPNFAPYMGVAAHKTSRAKKDVGMGGSHGDA